The proteins below are encoded in one region of Festucalex cinctus isolate MCC-2025b chromosome 2, RoL_Fcin_1.0, whole genome shotgun sequence:
- the LOC144014504 gene encoding cyclic nucleotide-gated channel alpha-3-like yields MAQIMHSGKNRSSPTEFSMSYCKTKNMKSPLQWPLAEQNMNNCNNNDGKKDEKKEEPKNEKKDEKAEPKKDDKKDDKKDDKKDKKDDKKDDKKDDTKDDKKDDKKDDKKEEPKEVWIMDPATDTYYYWLSAISVPVFYNMMLLIARACFNELQNNNTTLWLVLDYTSDALYLTDTFVRTRTGFLEQGLLVRDEKVLKEKYMKTRQFRLDLISMIPTDIVFLKIGIHNPEWRFNRLFRSARLFEFFDRTETRTNFPNIFRIGNLVLYIIIIIHWNACIYFAISKVLGFGSDTWVYPATRNAEFQTLTRQYIYCFYWSTLTLTTIGETPPPVQDIEYFFVVADFLTGVLIFATIVGNVGAMISNMSAARVEFQTKIDSIKQYMQFRKVSKDLEARVVKWFDYLWTEEKTCDEKQVLRNLPDKLKAELAINVHLETLSKVRIFQDCEAGLLVELVLKLQPQVFSPGDYICKKGDIGREMYIIKEGKLAVVADDGVTQFVVLSDGAYFGEISILGIKGSKAGNRRTANIRSVGYSDLFALSKDDLMEALTEYPDAKNVLEEKGRAILMKDNLIDESLVAVTDAKDFETKVTAVEASMEVMALKLRKLTEHYESSQRKLKQRLSNLTNQVRTIKVADE; encoded by the exons CAAAAAAGATGAGAAGAAAGAAGAAcccaaaaatgagaagaaagatgAGAAGGCAGAACCTAAGAAAGACGATAAGAAAGATGACAAAAAAGACGATAAGAAAGATAAGAAAGACGACAAAAAAGACGATAAGAAAGATGATACGAAAGATGACAAAAAGGATGACAAAAAGGATGACAAAAAGGAAGAACC AAAAGAGGTGTGGATCATGGACCCTGCTACAGATACATACTACTACTGGTTATCAGCCATATCCGTCCCTGTCTTCTACAATATGATGCTGCTGATTGCCAG GGCTTGCTTCAATGAGCTGCAGAACAACAACACAACATTGTGGCTCGTGTTGGACTACACTTCGGATGCCCTCTACCTCACGGACACATTTGTGAGAACCAGAACAG GATTCTTGGAGCAAGGACTGCTTGTAAGAGACGAGAAGGTTCTGAaggaaaaatacatgaaaacgcGTCAGTTTCGACTGGACCTCATATCCATGATCCCCACAGATATCGTCTTCCTCAAAATTGGAATACACAATCCCGAGTGGAGGTTCAATCGCCTCTTTAGGTCGGCTCGACTTTTTGAATTCTTCGACCGGACCGAGACTCGCACCAATTTCCCAAACATCTTCCGGATCGGTAATCTCGTActttacatcatcatcatcatccactgGAACGCTTGCATCTATTTTGCAATCTCTAAGGTTCTGGGCTTTGGCTCAGACACGTGGGTTTATCCAGCAACAAGGAATGCAGAATTTCAAACTCTCACCAGGCAGTACATATACTGCTTCTATTGGTCCACACTGACCCTGACCACTATCGGGGAGACGCCACCACCAGTCCAGGATATTGAGTACTTCTTTGTCGTGGCCGACTTTCTCACTGGGGTTTTGATCTTTGCTACAATCGTAGGCAATGTTGGTGCCATGATATCCAACATGAGCGCCGCCCGAGTGGAGTTCCAGACCAAGATCGACTCCATCAAGCAGTACATGCAGTTCCGAAAGGTTTCGAAAGACCTCGAGGCCCGAGTGGTCAAGTGGTTCGATTACTTGTGGACGGAGGAGAAAACGTGTGACGAAAAGCAGGTGCTCAGGAACCTTCCAGATAAGCTCAAAGCAGAGCTCGCCATCAACGTTCATCTGGAAACCTTGAGTAAAGTGCGAATTTTTCAAGATTGTGAGGCGGGTTTGCTTGTGGAGTTGGTCCTCAAACTGCAACCCCAAGTCTTTAGTCCCGGTGACTACATCTGTAAGAAGGGTGACATCGGGAGGGAAATGTACATCATCAAGGAAGGGAAGTTAGCGGTGGTGGCAGATGATGGGGTCACTCAGTTCGTGGTTCTCAGTGATGGAGCCTACTTTGGAGAAATCAGCATTTTGGGCATCAAGGGGAGTAAGGCGGGGAATCGAAGAACGGCCAACATCCGAAGCGTGGGTTACTCCGACCTGTTTGCGTTATCCAAGGATGACCTGATGGAGGCGCTCACGGAGTATCCTGATGCTAAGAATGTACTGGAAGAGAAGGGGCGGGCCATCTTGATGAAAGACAACCTCATTGATGAGTCGCTTGTCGCAGTTACCGACGCCAAAGACTTTGAAACAAAAGTGACCGCGGTGGAGGCGAGCATGGAAGTCATGGCGCTCAAGCTGAGGAAGCTAACGGAACATTATGAATCATCCCAGCGCAAGCTCAAACAGCGACTCAGTAATTTGACAAACCAGGTCCGAACCATCAAAGTAGCTGACGAATAG
- the LOC144014502 gene encoding ubiquitin-protein ligase E3A isoform X2, giving the protein MKRAAAKHLIERYYHQLTEGCGNESCSNSWCASSSGFCRMDNNAAAVKALELYKVNAKLCDPHPSKKGTASVYLENSPCSNTKMNHKDVHAVRDNFKDVNYLTEEKVYEILDICGEKEDYSPLIRVIGRVFSSAEVLVQSFRRSNPHTKEELKSLQEKDEDKDEDEKEAATCSTTAMEEDSSTSSSSRLGECSSGDHAVQKLAPDEVTVDIEAVRRVYDRLLSNEKIEAAFLNALVYLSPNVECDLTYHNVYSRDPNYLNLFVIVMENSNLHSPEYLEIALPQFCKAMSKLPLAAQAKLSRLWAHYSTKHIRRMVETFQQLITYKVISNEFNSRNLVNDDDSVVAATKCLKIVYYANVLGGDLDMEHNEDEDEEPIPESSELTLQELLGEERRNKKGPRVDPLETELGIRTNDCRRPLIPFEEFVNEPLNEVLEMDKDYTFFKVETENKFSFMTCPFILNAVTKNLGLYYDNRIRMYSERRITVLYSLVQGQQLNPYLRLKVRRDHIIDDALVRLEMIAMENPADLKKQLYVEFEGEQGVDEGGVSKEFFQLVVEEIFNPDIGMFTYDELTKLFWFNPSSFENEGQYTLIGIVLGLAIYNNCILDVHFPMVVYRKLMGKKGTFRDLADANPILHQSLNELLEYTGSVEEDMMITFQISQTDLFGNPLMYDLRENGDKIPVTNENRKEFVAQYAEYMLNKSVEKQFKAFRRGFHMVTNESPLKYLFRPEEIELLICGSRNLDFMALEDTTEYDGGYNRDSRIIKEFWETLHSFGEEQKRLFLQFTTGTDRAPVGGLGKLKMIIAKNGPDTDRLPTSHTCFNVLLLPEYSSKEKLRERLLKAITYAKGFGML; this is encoded by the exons AT GAAGCGAGCAGCTGCCAAGCATCTAATAGAGCGCTATTACCACCAGTTAACGGAAGGCTGTGGGAATGAATCGTGCTCCAACTCATGGTGTGCCTCGTCTTCCGGCTTCTGCCGCATGGACAATAACGCGGCAGCTGTCAAAGCACTCGAGCTGTACAAGGTCAATGCGAAACTCTGCGATCCCCACCCCTCAAAGAAAGGTACAGCTTCGGTTTACCTGGAGAACTCCCCATGTAGCAATACCAAGATGAACCATAAGGATGTCCACGCTGTACGGGACAATTTCAAAG ATGTGAATTACCTGACAGAGGAGAAAGTGTACGAGATTTTGGATATCTGCGGTGAGAAAGAGGATTACTCCCCTCTTATCAGAGTAATCGGCCGAGTGTTCTCTAGCGCCGAGGTCCTGGTGCAGAGCTTCAGACGGTCGAATCCACACACCAAGGAGGAGCTTAAGTCCCTTCAGGAAAAGGACGAGGACAAAGACGAGGACGAAAAGGAGGCTGCGACCTGCTCGACCACAGCCATGGAAGAGGACTCCTCAACGTCTTCATCGTCGCGGCTCGGAGAGTGCTCGTCCGGGGACCATGCTGTCCAAAAGCTGGCCCCCGATGAGGTGACGGTGGACATTGAAGCAGTGCGCCGAGTGTACGATCGCCTGCTGTCTAATGAGAAGATCGAAGCTGCTTTCTTGAACGCACTGGTCTACCTCTCCCCCAATGTAGAGTGTGACCTAACGTACCACAATGTTTATTCCCGTGACCCAAATTACCTGAACCTGTTTGTTATAGTGATGGAGAACAGCAACCTCCATAGCCCAGAGTACTTAGAAATCGCCCTCCCGCAGTTCTGCAAGGCCATGAGCAAACTCCCACTGGCCGCTCAGGCCAAACTCTCTCGCCTGTGGGCGCACTACAGCACCAAGCACATTCGGCGCATGGTGGAGACCTTCCAGCAGCTCATTACCTACAAGGTGATCAGCAACGAGTTCAACAGCCGCAACCTGGTGAACGATGACGACTCGGTGGTGGCGGCCACCAAGTGCTTGAAGATCGTCTACTATGCAAATGTGCTGGGCGGCGACCTTGATATGGAGCAcaacgaggacgaggacgaggagccCATCCCGGAGTCGAGTGAGCTCACCCTGCAGGAGCTGCTGGGCGAGGAGAGGCGGAACAAGAAGGGTCCTCGGGTGGACCCGCTGGAGACGGAGTTGGGCATCCGCACCAATGACTGCCGGCGGCCGCTCATCCCCTTCGAGGAATTTGTCAACGAGCCTCTGAACGAGGTGCTCGAGATGGACAAGGACTACACTTTCTTTAAGGTTGAAACTGAAAACAAGTTCTCTTTTATGACGTGTCCCTTCATCCTTAATGCTGTCACCAAGAATCTGGGCCTGTACTACGACAACCGCATCCGCATGTACAGCGAGCGGCGCATTACGGTGCTGTACAGCTTAGTGCAAGGCCAGCAGCTCAATCCGTACCTGAGGCTGAAGGTCCGCCGGGACCACATCATTGATGATGCTCTGGTCAGG CTGGAAATGATCGCAATGGAGAATCCTGCAGACTTGAAGAAGCAGCTGTATGTGGAGTTCGAAGGAGAGCAAGGTGTCGATGAAGGAGGTGTTTCCAAAGAGTTCTTTCAGCTGGTGGTTGAGGAGATCTTCAACCCAGATATTG GCATGTTCACATATGATGAACTCACCAAACTCTTTTGGTTCAACCCTTCGTCATTTGAGAACGAGGGCCAGTACACGCTGATCGGCATAGTTCTTGGCCTCGCCATCTACAACAACTGCATCCTGGATGTTCACTTTCCAATGGTGGTCTACAGGAAGCTGATGGGCAAGAAAGGAACCTTCCGCGACCTTGCCGATGCCAACCCT ATTCTGCACCAGAGCCTTAATGAACTTCTGGAGTATACGGGCAGCGTGGAGGAGGACATGATGATCACGTTCCAGATTTCTCAGACAGACCTCTTCGGGAACCCGCTCATGTATGATTTAAGGGAAAACGGGGATAAAATTCCAGTGACGAATGAAAACCGAAAG GAGTTTGTGGCTCAGTATGCAGAATACATGTTGAACAAAAGCGTGGAGAAGCAGTTCAAAGCGTTCAGGAGAGGTTTCCACATGGTCACCAACGAGTCGCCGCTCAAGTACCTCTTCAGACCTGAAGAAATTGAGCTGCTTATATGTGGGAGCAGG aaCTTGGACTTCATGGCATTAGAAGACACAACGGAATACGATGGAGGCTACAACCGAGATTCTAGAATCATCAA AGAGTTCTGGGAGACATTGCACTCTTTTGGTGAGGAACAGAAGCGCCTCTTCCTTCAGTTCACCACAGGCACTGACAGAGCACCCGTGGGCGGGCTCGGCAAACTGAAGATGATTATCGCCAAGAACGGGCCAGACACAGATCG GCTACCAACATCTCACACCTGCTTTAATGTGCTCCTGCTGCCCGAGTACAGCAGCAAAGAGAAGCTGAGGGAGCGACTGCTGAAAGCCATCACCTATGCCAAAGGGTTTGGCATGCTCTga
- the LOC144014502 gene encoding ubiquitin-protein ligase E3A isoform X3 — translation MDNNAAAVKALELYKVNAKLCDPHPSKKGTASVYLENSPCSNTKMNHKDVHAVRDNFKDVNYLTEEKVYEILDICGEKEDYSPLIRVIGRVFSSAEVLVQSFRRSNPHTKEELKSLQEKDEDKDEDEKEAATCSTTAMEEDSSTSSSSRLGECSSGDHAVQKLAPDEVTVDIEAVRRVYDRLLSNEKIEAAFLNALVYLSPNVECDLTYHNVYSRDPNYLNLFVIVMENSNLHSPEYLEIALPQFCKAMSKLPLAAQAKLSRLWAHYSTKHIRRMVETFQQLITYKVISNEFNSRNLVNDDDSVVAATKCLKIVYYANVLGGDLDMEHNEDEDEEPIPESSELTLQELLGEERRNKKGPRVDPLETELGIRTNDCRRPLIPFEEFVNEPLNEVLEMDKDYTFFKVETENKFSFMTCPFILNAVTKNLGLYYDNRIRMYSERRITVLYSLVQGQQLNPYLRLKVRRDHIIDDALVRLEMIAMENPADLKKQLYVEFEGEQGVDEGGVSKEFFQLVVEEIFNPDIGMFTYDELTKLFWFNPSSFENEGQYTLIGIVLGLAIYNNCILDVHFPMVVYRKLMGKKGTFRDLADANPILHQSLNELLEYTGSVEEDMMITFQISQTDLFGNPLMYDLRENGDKIPVTNENRKEFVAQYAEYMLNKSVEKQFKAFRRGFHMVTNESPLKYLFRPEEIELLICGSRNLDFMALEDTTEYDGGYNRDSRIIKEFWETLHSFGEEQKRLFLQFTTGTDRAPVGGLGKLKMIIAKNGPDTDRLPTSHTCFNVLLLPEYSSKEKLRERLLKAITYAKGFGML, via the exons ATGGACAATAACGCGGCAGCTGTCAAAGCACTCGAGCTGTACAAGGTCAATGCGAAACTCTGCGATCCCCACCCCTCAAAGAAAGGTACAGCTTCGGTTTACCTGGAGAACTCCCCATGTAGCAATACCAAGATGAACCATAAGGATGTCCACGCTGTACGGGACAATTTCAAAG ATGTGAATTACCTGACAGAGGAGAAAGTGTACGAGATTTTGGATATCTGCGGTGAGAAAGAGGATTACTCCCCTCTTATCAGAGTAATCGGCCGAGTGTTCTCTAGCGCCGAGGTCCTGGTGCAGAGCTTCAGACGGTCGAATCCACACACCAAGGAGGAGCTTAAGTCCCTTCAGGAAAAGGACGAGGACAAAGACGAGGACGAAAAGGAGGCTGCGACCTGCTCGACCACAGCCATGGAAGAGGACTCCTCAACGTCTTCATCGTCGCGGCTCGGAGAGTGCTCGTCCGGGGACCATGCTGTCCAAAAGCTGGCCCCCGATGAGGTGACGGTGGACATTGAAGCAGTGCGCCGAGTGTACGATCGCCTGCTGTCTAATGAGAAGATCGAAGCTGCTTTCTTGAACGCACTGGTCTACCTCTCCCCCAATGTAGAGTGTGACCTAACGTACCACAATGTTTATTCCCGTGACCCAAATTACCTGAACCTGTTTGTTATAGTGATGGAGAACAGCAACCTCCATAGCCCAGAGTACTTAGAAATCGCCCTCCCGCAGTTCTGCAAGGCCATGAGCAAACTCCCACTGGCCGCTCAGGCCAAACTCTCTCGCCTGTGGGCGCACTACAGCACCAAGCACATTCGGCGCATGGTGGAGACCTTCCAGCAGCTCATTACCTACAAGGTGATCAGCAACGAGTTCAACAGCCGCAACCTGGTGAACGATGACGACTCGGTGGTGGCGGCCACCAAGTGCTTGAAGATCGTCTACTATGCAAATGTGCTGGGCGGCGACCTTGATATGGAGCAcaacgaggacgaggacgaggagccCATCCCGGAGTCGAGTGAGCTCACCCTGCAGGAGCTGCTGGGCGAGGAGAGGCGGAACAAGAAGGGTCCTCGGGTGGACCCGCTGGAGACGGAGTTGGGCATCCGCACCAATGACTGCCGGCGGCCGCTCATCCCCTTCGAGGAATTTGTCAACGAGCCTCTGAACGAGGTGCTCGAGATGGACAAGGACTACACTTTCTTTAAGGTTGAAACTGAAAACAAGTTCTCTTTTATGACGTGTCCCTTCATCCTTAATGCTGTCACCAAGAATCTGGGCCTGTACTACGACAACCGCATCCGCATGTACAGCGAGCGGCGCATTACGGTGCTGTACAGCTTAGTGCAAGGCCAGCAGCTCAATCCGTACCTGAGGCTGAAGGTCCGCCGGGACCACATCATTGATGATGCTCTGGTCAGG CTGGAAATGATCGCAATGGAGAATCCTGCAGACTTGAAGAAGCAGCTGTATGTGGAGTTCGAAGGAGAGCAAGGTGTCGATGAAGGAGGTGTTTCCAAAGAGTTCTTTCAGCTGGTGGTTGAGGAGATCTTCAACCCAGATATTG GCATGTTCACATATGATGAACTCACCAAACTCTTTTGGTTCAACCCTTCGTCATTTGAGAACGAGGGCCAGTACACGCTGATCGGCATAGTTCTTGGCCTCGCCATCTACAACAACTGCATCCTGGATGTTCACTTTCCAATGGTGGTCTACAGGAAGCTGATGGGCAAGAAAGGAACCTTCCGCGACCTTGCCGATGCCAACCCT ATTCTGCACCAGAGCCTTAATGAACTTCTGGAGTATACGGGCAGCGTGGAGGAGGACATGATGATCACGTTCCAGATTTCTCAGACAGACCTCTTCGGGAACCCGCTCATGTATGATTTAAGGGAAAACGGGGATAAAATTCCAGTGACGAATGAAAACCGAAAG GAGTTTGTGGCTCAGTATGCAGAATACATGTTGAACAAAAGCGTGGAGAAGCAGTTCAAAGCGTTCAGGAGAGGTTTCCACATGGTCACCAACGAGTCGCCGCTCAAGTACCTCTTCAGACCTGAAGAAATTGAGCTGCTTATATGTGGGAGCAGG aaCTTGGACTTCATGGCATTAGAAGACACAACGGAATACGATGGAGGCTACAACCGAGATTCTAGAATCATCAA AGAGTTCTGGGAGACATTGCACTCTTTTGGTGAGGAACAGAAGCGCCTCTTCCTTCAGTTCACCACAGGCACTGACAGAGCACCCGTGGGCGGGCTCGGCAAACTGAAGATGATTATCGCCAAGAACGGGCCAGACACAGATCG GCTACCAACATCTCACACCTGCTTTAATGTGCTCCTGCTGCCCGAGTACAGCAGCAAAGAGAAGCTGAGGGAGCGACTGCTGAAAGCCATCACCTATGCCAAAGGGTTTGGCATGCTCTga
- the LOC144014502 gene encoding ubiquitin-protein ligase E3A isoform X1, whose product MNSDEKEDCECAPPQADISPEGGADRQYDEPEVENPEASRMKRAAAKHLIERYYHQLTEGCGNESCSNSWCASSSGFCRMDNNAAAVKALELYKVNAKLCDPHPSKKGTASVYLENSPCSNTKMNHKDVHAVRDNFKDVNYLTEEKVYEILDICGEKEDYSPLIRVIGRVFSSAEVLVQSFRRSNPHTKEELKSLQEKDEDKDEDEKEAATCSTTAMEEDSSTSSSSRLGECSSGDHAVQKLAPDEVTVDIEAVRRVYDRLLSNEKIEAAFLNALVYLSPNVECDLTYHNVYSRDPNYLNLFVIVMENSNLHSPEYLEIALPQFCKAMSKLPLAAQAKLSRLWAHYSTKHIRRMVETFQQLITYKVISNEFNSRNLVNDDDSVVAATKCLKIVYYANVLGGDLDMEHNEDEDEEPIPESSELTLQELLGEERRNKKGPRVDPLETELGIRTNDCRRPLIPFEEFVNEPLNEVLEMDKDYTFFKVETENKFSFMTCPFILNAVTKNLGLYYDNRIRMYSERRITVLYSLVQGQQLNPYLRLKVRRDHIIDDALVRLEMIAMENPADLKKQLYVEFEGEQGVDEGGVSKEFFQLVVEEIFNPDIGMFTYDELTKLFWFNPSSFENEGQYTLIGIVLGLAIYNNCILDVHFPMVVYRKLMGKKGTFRDLADANPILHQSLNELLEYTGSVEEDMMITFQISQTDLFGNPLMYDLRENGDKIPVTNENRKEFVAQYAEYMLNKSVEKQFKAFRRGFHMVTNESPLKYLFRPEEIELLICGSRNLDFMALEDTTEYDGGYNRDSRIIKEFWETLHSFGEEQKRLFLQFTTGTDRAPVGGLGKLKMIIAKNGPDTDRLPTSHTCFNVLLLPEYSSKEKLRERLLKAITYAKGFGML is encoded by the exons ATGAATTCCGACGAGAAGGAGGACTGTGAGTGTGCGCCACCACAGGCCGACATTAGCCCAGAAGGAGGAGCTGACAG ACAATACGACGAGCCTGAAGTAGAAAACCCAGAAGCAAGCCGAAT GAAGCGAGCAGCTGCCAAGCATCTAATAGAGCGCTATTACCACCAGTTAACGGAAGGCTGTGGGAATGAATCGTGCTCCAACTCATGGTGTGCCTCGTCTTCCGGCTTCTGCCGCATGGACAATAACGCGGCAGCTGTCAAAGCACTCGAGCTGTACAAGGTCAATGCGAAACTCTGCGATCCCCACCCCTCAAAGAAAGGTACAGCTTCGGTTTACCTGGAGAACTCCCCATGTAGCAATACCAAGATGAACCATAAGGATGTCCACGCTGTACGGGACAATTTCAAAG ATGTGAATTACCTGACAGAGGAGAAAGTGTACGAGATTTTGGATATCTGCGGTGAGAAAGAGGATTACTCCCCTCTTATCAGAGTAATCGGCCGAGTGTTCTCTAGCGCCGAGGTCCTGGTGCAGAGCTTCAGACGGTCGAATCCACACACCAAGGAGGAGCTTAAGTCCCTTCAGGAAAAGGACGAGGACAAAGACGAGGACGAAAAGGAGGCTGCGACCTGCTCGACCACAGCCATGGAAGAGGACTCCTCAACGTCTTCATCGTCGCGGCTCGGAGAGTGCTCGTCCGGGGACCATGCTGTCCAAAAGCTGGCCCCCGATGAGGTGACGGTGGACATTGAAGCAGTGCGCCGAGTGTACGATCGCCTGCTGTCTAATGAGAAGATCGAAGCTGCTTTCTTGAACGCACTGGTCTACCTCTCCCCCAATGTAGAGTGTGACCTAACGTACCACAATGTTTATTCCCGTGACCCAAATTACCTGAACCTGTTTGTTATAGTGATGGAGAACAGCAACCTCCATAGCCCAGAGTACTTAGAAATCGCCCTCCCGCAGTTCTGCAAGGCCATGAGCAAACTCCCACTGGCCGCTCAGGCCAAACTCTCTCGCCTGTGGGCGCACTACAGCACCAAGCACATTCGGCGCATGGTGGAGACCTTCCAGCAGCTCATTACCTACAAGGTGATCAGCAACGAGTTCAACAGCCGCAACCTGGTGAACGATGACGACTCGGTGGTGGCGGCCACCAAGTGCTTGAAGATCGTCTACTATGCAAATGTGCTGGGCGGCGACCTTGATATGGAGCAcaacgaggacgaggacgaggagccCATCCCGGAGTCGAGTGAGCTCACCCTGCAGGAGCTGCTGGGCGAGGAGAGGCGGAACAAGAAGGGTCCTCGGGTGGACCCGCTGGAGACGGAGTTGGGCATCCGCACCAATGACTGCCGGCGGCCGCTCATCCCCTTCGAGGAATTTGTCAACGAGCCTCTGAACGAGGTGCTCGAGATGGACAAGGACTACACTTTCTTTAAGGTTGAAACTGAAAACAAGTTCTCTTTTATGACGTGTCCCTTCATCCTTAATGCTGTCACCAAGAATCTGGGCCTGTACTACGACAACCGCATCCGCATGTACAGCGAGCGGCGCATTACGGTGCTGTACAGCTTAGTGCAAGGCCAGCAGCTCAATCCGTACCTGAGGCTGAAGGTCCGCCGGGACCACATCATTGATGATGCTCTGGTCAGG CTGGAAATGATCGCAATGGAGAATCCTGCAGACTTGAAGAAGCAGCTGTATGTGGAGTTCGAAGGAGAGCAAGGTGTCGATGAAGGAGGTGTTTCCAAAGAGTTCTTTCAGCTGGTGGTTGAGGAGATCTTCAACCCAGATATTG GCATGTTCACATATGATGAACTCACCAAACTCTTTTGGTTCAACCCTTCGTCATTTGAGAACGAGGGCCAGTACACGCTGATCGGCATAGTTCTTGGCCTCGCCATCTACAACAACTGCATCCTGGATGTTCACTTTCCAATGGTGGTCTACAGGAAGCTGATGGGCAAGAAAGGAACCTTCCGCGACCTTGCCGATGCCAACCCT ATTCTGCACCAGAGCCTTAATGAACTTCTGGAGTATACGGGCAGCGTGGAGGAGGACATGATGATCACGTTCCAGATTTCTCAGACAGACCTCTTCGGGAACCCGCTCATGTATGATTTAAGGGAAAACGGGGATAAAATTCCAGTGACGAATGAAAACCGAAAG GAGTTTGTGGCTCAGTATGCAGAATACATGTTGAACAAAAGCGTGGAGAAGCAGTTCAAAGCGTTCAGGAGAGGTTTCCACATGGTCACCAACGAGTCGCCGCTCAAGTACCTCTTCAGACCTGAAGAAATTGAGCTGCTTATATGTGGGAGCAGG aaCTTGGACTTCATGGCATTAGAAGACACAACGGAATACGATGGAGGCTACAACCGAGATTCTAGAATCATCAA AGAGTTCTGGGAGACATTGCACTCTTTTGGTGAGGAACAGAAGCGCCTCTTCCTTCAGTTCACCACAGGCACTGACAGAGCACCCGTGGGCGGGCTCGGCAAACTGAAGATGATTATCGCCAAGAACGGGCCAGACACAGATCG GCTACCAACATCTCACACCTGCTTTAATGTGCTCCTGCTGCCCGAGTACAGCAGCAAAGAGAAGCTGAGGGAGCGACTGCTGAAAGCCATCACCTATGCCAAAGGGTTTGGCATGCTCTga